The following are encoded in a window of Limibacter armeniacum genomic DNA:
- a CDS encoding DUF3078 domain-containing protein yields the protein MRLLTSFFFALLLCSYAQAQVTSKDSLWIHQGSFAANFSNVSLHNWAAGGQNSLSLGTVVSLSSSRESETTLWNNKLDFAYGLIRQGESAFRTRKTDDQLILASDYGYKINDRWSVLAGTQVRTQMDVGYEYFKEGTSDEEQRRKISAFMAPGYVMVNLTAQYKYKNLLSLAVSPVSNRITFVLDDDLAAAGAFGVTPGEKSRYELGVTLRKTLEFKVMENTTFKSDLNMFSSYKTLDKWVVNWGTLLMMKVNKYITTNFGTQLIYDPDVDVPKDDGTTGKGVQFKHVLNLGLALTY from the coding sequence ATGAGATTATTGACATCCTTTTTTTTTGCACTATTACTGTGTTCTTATGCACAGGCACAGGTCACTTCTAAAGATTCTCTATGGATACATCAAGGGAGTTTTGCGGCAAATTTCTCAAACGTTAGTTTACATAATTGGGCTGCAGGTGGACAGAACTCCTTATCGTTAGGGACTGTCGTGTCATTAAGTAGTTCAAGAGAATCAGAAACTACACTGTGGAATAATAAATTAGACTTTGCTTATGGTTTGATTCGGCAGGGAGAGTCGGCATTCAGAACACGCAAAACAGATGACCAGCTGATTTTGGCAAGTGACTATGGTTATAAAATCAATGATAGATGGAGTGTTCTGGCAGGTACACAGGTAAGAACGCAAATGGATGTAGGATATGAATACTTTAAGGAAGGAACTAGTGATGAAGAGCAAAGACGGAAAATATCTGCTTTTATGGCCCCTGGTTACGTTATGGTAAATCTTACAGCCCAATACAAATACAAGAACCTTCTTTCATTGGCTGTTTCTCCAGTATCTAACAGGATTACATTCGTTCTGGATGACGACTTGGCGGCAGCTGGAGCTTTTGGGGTAACACCAGGCGAAAAGTCACGTTATGAGCTGGGTGTTACTTTAAGAAAAACCTTGGAGTTTAAGGTGATGGAAAATACTACTTTCAAGTCTGATCTGAATATGTTTTCAAGTTATAAAACGTTGGATAAGTGGGTTGTCAATTGGGGAACGCTGCTAATGATGAAAGTTAATAAATACATCACTACTAACTTTGGAACACAATTGATTTATGATCCAGATGTAGATGTTCCTAAAGATGATGGAACTACTGGCAAAGGAGTTCAGTTTAAACATGTATTGAACCTTGGTTTAGCTTTAACATATTGA
- a CDS encoding YggS family pyridoxal phosphate-dependent enzyme encodes MSSLKENLQYFDKILDGTNCKLIAVSKTKPIELLQEAYDLGVRVFGENKVQEMATKYEALPKDIEWHMIGHLQRNKVKYIAPFVSLIHSIDSIRLLQEVDKRAAQNDRVINCLLQIHIAEEESKFGLDEQELQALLTSDEFKSMNNICIKGVMGMATNTDNNEQVRKEFASLRKIFDTMKKDYNGDNLDLQEVSMGMSGDYQIAVEEGSTMIRVGSSIFGARNYS; translated from the coding sequence ATGAGTTCATTAAAAGAAAACCTGCAATATTTTGATAAGATACTAGACGGCACTAATTGCAAATTGATTGCTGTCAGTAAAACCAAGCCTATTGAATTACTTCAAGAAGCATATGATTTAGGTGTTCGTGTGTTCGGAGAAAATAAGGTTCAGGAAATGGCCACTAAATATGAGGCACTTCCTAAGGATATCGAGTGGCATATGATTGGGCACTTACAGCGAAACAAAGTAAAATACATTGCACCTTTTGTTAGCCTGATCCATTCTATTGACAGTATTAGGTTACTTCAGGAAGTGGATAAAAGAGCAGCACAAAATGACCGCGTGATCAACTGTCTTTTACAAATTCATATCGCTGAGGAGGAAAGTAAATTTGGGTTGGATGAACAAGAGCTTCAAGCTTTATTAACCTCTGATGAGTTCAAGTCCATGAATAATATTTGTATCAAAGGAGTTATGGGGATGGCAACCAACACTGACAACAATGAACAAGTCAGGAAAGAGTTTGCTAGTCTTCGCAAAATATTTGATACAATGAAAAAAGATTACAATGGAGACAACCTTGACCTACAAGAAGTGTCAATGGGAATGAGCGGTGACTATCAAATTGCAGTAGAAGAGGGGAGTACCATGATACGTGTAGGAAGCTCTATCTTTGGCGCTCGCAACTATTCATAA
- a CDS encoding S9 family peptidase, protein MNNKIMPPVAKKVPVELTQHGDVRIDNYYWMRDRENPEVIAYLEAENAYTEQVMTPHKSLEDELFDEIKARIKEDDESVPYKLNGYYYYSKHEEGKGYAIHCRKKGSLDAEEEILLDVNQVAEGHDFCSVGGLKVSEQNDMLAYAVDNVGRRIYTICFKNLISGVEIEEKLEHTTGNIAWAADNKTLFYTTQDEETLRSNKVWKHRLGTSQEEDELIFEETDEKFTVAVMRSKSREYIFINSSSTLSSEWRFVESNDPDSGFRLVQSREHKHEYGIDHYQDKFYVLTNWQAKNFRLMEAPIDTPSKEYWTELIPHRSDVLLEGIEIFAKFMVLEERSGGLSHLRVMEWEGENEHYIDFGEETYTAWTGANYDFDTPILRYGYNSLTTPASVYDYNMETREKILLKQQEVLGAFNSEDYHAERIYAIAQDGVKVPISLVYKKGFERNGEAPLYLTGYGAYGFSYDPYFSSIRLSLLDRGFVFAIAHIRGGEDMGRAWYEDGKMLKKKNTFSDFIACAEHLIAEKYTSSSKLAANGGSAGGLLMGAVMNMRPELFKVIVAEVPFVDVVSTMLDESIPLTVGEYDEWGNPNDPKYYEYIKSYSPYDQLETKDYPHTLVTSGLHDSQVQYWEPTKWVAKLREMKTDNNMLLLKTNMTAGHGGASGRYEMYREVAFEYAFILSILTK, encoded by the coding sequence ATGAATAATAAGATAATGCCTCCTGTTGCAAAGAAAGTCCCTGTTGAATTGACACAACATGGTGATGTTCGAATTGATAACTATTATTGGATGAGGGATAGGGAGAACCCTGAGGTTATTGCTTATCTGGAAGCTGAGAATGCTTATACAGAACAGGTCATGACTCCTCACAAATCATTGGAGGATGAGTTGTTTGATGAGATTAAGGCAAGAATCAAAGAGGACGATGAGTCTGTGCCTTACAAGCTCAATGGCTATTATTATTATAGCAAACATGAAGAAGGTAAAGGCTATGCTATTCACTGTAGAAAGAAGGGTAGTTTAGATGCTGAGGAGGAGATTTTATTGGATGTCAATCAAGTAGCAGAAGGACATGATTTCTGCTCTGTTGGAGGACTGAAGGTAAGTGAGCAAAATGATATGTTAGCTTACGCTGTGGATAATGTTGGTAGACGTATTTATACCATTTGCTTCAAGAACTTGATATCAGGTGTTGAGATAGAAGAAAAACTGGAGCATACCACTGGAAATATTGCATGGGCAGCAGATAATAAGACCTTGTTCTATACAACTCAGGATGAGGAAACGCTTAGATCTAATAAAGTCTGGAAACACCGCCTTGGTACTTCTCAAGAAGAAGATGAATTAATCTTTGAAGAAACTGACGAGAAGTTTACGGTAGCGGTAATGAGAAGTAAATCGAGGGAATATATTTTTATTAACTCATCTTCTACCCTATCCTCTGAATGGAGATTTGTAGAATCAAATGACCCAGATAGTGGATTTAGACTTGTGCAGTCTCGTGAACACAAGCACGAATATGGTATTGATCATTACCAAGATAAGTTCTATGTCTTGACTAACTGGCAAGCCAAGAATTTCCGATTAATGGAAGCGCCAATTGATACACCTTCAAAGGAGTATTGGACAGAGCTGATACCACACAGGAGTGATGTACTGCTGGAAGGAATCGAAATATTTGCAAAGTTCATGGTGTTGGAAGAGCGCAGCGGAGGGTTGAGCCACCTGAGAGTGATGGAATGGGAAGGTGAAAACGAGCACTATATTGATTTTGGTGAAGAGACATATACAGCATGGACCGGAGCCAACTATGACTTTGATACGCCGATCTTGCGTTATGGATATAATTCACTAACGACACCTGCTTCTGTGTACGATTATAACATGGAAACTAGGGAGAAAATACTTCTAAAACAGCAAGAAGTATTAGGGGCCTTTAATTCTGAGGATTACCATGCTGAGCGTATTTATGCAATTGCACAGGATGGAGTTAAAGTACCAATTTCATTGGTATATAAGAAAGGCTTTGAACGTAATGGGGAAGCGCCACTTTATTTGACAGGTTATGGGGCGTATGGTTTTTCTTATGACCCATATTTCAGTTCTATTAGACTTAGCTTATTGGATAGAGGGTTTGTATTTGCCATCGCACATATTAGAGGTGGTGAAGATATGGGCAGGGCATGGTATGAAGATGGGAAAATGCTTAAGAAGAAAAATACCTTTTCAGATTTTATTGCCTGTGCAGAACACCTAATAGCTGAAAAGTATACGTCTTCTTCTAAGTTAGCAGCCAATGGAGGTAGTGCAGGAGGTCTATTGATGGGTGCTGTGATGAATATGAGACCAGAGCTGTTTAAGGTAATTGTAGCAGAAGTTCCTTTTGTGGATGTTGTCAGTACAATGCTAGACGAATCGATTCCATTAACTGTAGGAGAGTATGATGAGTGGGGCAATCCGAATGATCCTAAATATTATGAATACATTAAGTCGTATTCACCATATGACCAATTGGAAACGAAGGATTATCCACATACACTGGTTACTTCAGGGTTACACGATTCACAGGTACAGTATTGGGAACCAACGAAATGGGTGGCGAAGCTTCGTGAAATGAAAACGGATAACAATATGCTTTTGCTTAAGACAAATATGACGGCAGGGCATGGCGGTGCTTCTGGTAGGTATGAAATGTATAGAGAGGTCGCATTTGAGTATGCTTTTATTTTAAGTATCCTGACAAAGTAA